The genomic region TATCGGCTCAGTCATCGTCATTTCGGTGGCCGCTTGACGACCGTGAGGAAGAACTCCTCGACACTGCTCACGATGTCGACGAAGCCGTCGAAGTCGACTGGCTTCGTCAGATAGGCGTTTGCGTGGAGGTCGTACGATTCGATGATGTCTTCCTCTGCCTCGGAACTGGTCAACACGACGACCGGAATCCGCCGAAGCGACTCGTCGTCTTTCATCTCTTTAAGGACTTCCTGTCCGCCCTTGCGGGGCATATTGAGGTCGAGCAACAGCAGGTCCGGGCGGCGTGCGTCCGCGTACTCGCCCTCCTGCCGAAGGAACTGCAGCGCCTCGACGCCGTCGTTGACCACGTGGAGGTTGTTCAGCACCTTCCCCTTCTCCAGGGCCTTCTCGGTCAGTTTGACGTCCCCGGGGTTGTCCTCGGCCAGCAGAATCTCGACCGGCCGTCCCTCGCTGGACTCAGTCATCGCCGCGCACCTCCGTCACCGCCGGCAACGTGAACTTGAAGGTCGCCCCGTCCTCGGACGGTTCGACCCAGATGCGCCCGTCGTGGCGCAGGACGATTCGCTGGCAGACGGCCAGCCCGATGCCGGTTCCTTCCGTGTCGTGGGCTCCAGTGCGGTGGAAGATGTCGAACACATCCTCGCGGTCCCCGTCCGGAATCCCCGGCCCGTTGTCCGAGACGGTGAACACGACCTCGTCGTCCTCTCTGTCTGCGCTGACCTCGATACGCGGCTCGATGCCGGCTTCCACGGCGTATTCGATAGCGTTTTCCAGCAGATTCTGAAATACCTGCCCGACCTGATTCGGATCGGCTTCGACGGGTGGCAGTGACTCAACTGTGATGCTGGCGTCTACCTCTTCTATTCGCATCTGTAAGGCGTCCAGCGTCCGGTCGATCACCGCCTCCGGGTCCGTCTCCTCGAACTCGCTTGAGGTCGTCTCGACCCGCGAGTACCGGAGCAGGGCATTGACCATCTCCTGCATTCGGCGAGCCCCGTCGATGGCAAAGGCCATGTACTCGGCGGCCTCGTCATCAAGGTCGTCGCCGTATTCACTGTCCAGCAGGTCGACGTAGCTCGATACCATCCGGAGCGGCTCTTGCAGGTCGTGTGAGGCGATGTAGGCGAACTGCTGGAGCGCCTCGTTCGACCGTTCGAGTTCCGTCTGCTTCGATTTGAGTCGCGTCTCCCGCTCGACCCGGTCAAGCGCTGCGGCCGCCGTGCCCGCGAGAATTTCCAGCAGGAACCGCTCGTCGGTGTCGAACGACGACACTGTGTCGGACCCGATACACAGTAGCCCCTGGTCGTCGAGCGGGAGACACAGGAGCGTCCGCATCGGCATGTCCGGTGCCGAGGGGTTCGACAGCGCCTGGTAGTCCTCGATGACGGTCGGCTCGCCCGCGTGGAAGATGTCGTTCTCGTCGCTCTCGGGCCCCATCTCCGGGAGGTCGGCGGGCCTTTCCACCCCGGCGAAGTCGGTCGCGGCCCCCGTCGCGCCGATGGGGGAGAGCGTGTCGTCGCCGTCGTCGTAGGACCACATCGCGGCGAGTGGCTGGTCGACGATGCGCTGTGCGATGTGGACGACCGTGTCCGCGGCCGCGGTCTCCGTACGGCTGTACAGTAGCTCGTTGGTCGCCTCGCTGAGCGCCTCGACGCGTTCCTCGTGGCGCTTGAGCGCGGTGATGTCGCGGGCGACGCTGACCACCTGCGTTAGTTCTCCGTCGTCGTCGAACACCGGCCGATACCACGTCTCGAAGACGAGGTCATCCACTTTCTGTGTCACGCGGACCTCGTCGCCGTCCAGCGCTTGCTCGACGGCGGCGACGATGTCCGGATACTGGCCATACGCCTCGAACACGGAGACGCCTTCGAGTTCCCCGGGTTCTAACCCGAGTTCGTCTAACCCTCTCCCGGCCGAGTAGGTAAAGACGCCGTCAGGGTCGAGCGTGAACACGACA from Haloarcula rubripromontorii harbors:
- a CDS encoding response regulator, encoding MTESSEGRPVEILLAEDNPGDVKLTEKALEKGKVLNNLHVVNDGVEALQFLRQEGEYADARRPDLLLLDLNMPRKGGQEVLKEMKDDESLRRIPVVVLTSSEAEEDIIESYDLHANAYLTKPVDFDGFVDIVSSVEEFFLTVVKRPPK
- a CDS encoding PAS domain-containing sensor histidine kinase encodes the protein MASTEDTALFRDVFEANPDPIMIHDADTGTVVRANEAAGALLGCPPADVVGMHVGEFSPSGFSTADANALIAEAATSGSAQVEWTTEGPDGKSRRVEVSLERAVIDDVTRVVAFIHDVTEIRRQERKHTERSKQLQTLVENLPVVVFTLDPDGVFTYSAGRGLDELGLEPGELEGVSVFEAYGQYPDIVAAVEQALDGDEVRVTQKVDDLVFETWYRPVFDDDGELTQVVSVARDITALKRHEERVEALSEATNELLYSRTETAAADTVVHIAQRIVDQPLAAMWSYDDGDDTLSPIGATGAATDFAGVERPADLPEMGPESDENDIFHAGEPTVIEDYQALSNPSAPDMPMRTLLCLPLDDQGLLCIGSDTVSSFDTDERFLLEILAGTAAAALDRVERETRLKSKQTELERSNEALQQFAYIASHDLQEPLRMVSSYVDLLDSEYGDDLDDEAAEYMAFAIDGARRMQEMVNALLRYSRVETTSSEFEETDPEAVIDRTLDALQMRIEEVDASITVESLPPVEADPNQVGQVFQNLLENAIEYAVEAGIEPRIEVSADREDDEVVFTVSDNGPGIPDGDREDVFDIFHRTGAHDTEGTGIGLAVCQRIVLRHDGRIWVEPSEDGATFKFTLPAVTEVRGDD